In Bos indicus isolate NIAB-ARS_2022 breed Sahiwal x Tharparkar chromosome 2, NIAB-ARS_B.indTharparkar_mat_pri_1.0, whole genome shotgun sequence, a single genomic region encodes these proteins:
- the CXCR2 gene encoding C-X-C chemokine receptor type 2 isoform X1, translated as MAETKFTSNIEGFNWENYSDEDFGNYSYNTDLPSILTDSAPCRPEILDINKHAVVVIYALVFLLSLLGNSLVMLVILYSRIGRSVTDVYLLNLAMADLLFAMTLPIWAASKAKGWVFGTPLCKVVSLLKEVNFYSGILLLACISMDRYLAIVHATRTLTQKRHWVKFICLGIWALSVILALPVFIFRRAIHPPYSSAVCYEDMGANTTKWRMVMRVLPQTFGFLLPLLVMLFCYGFTLRTLFSAQMGQKHRAMRVIFAVVLVFLLCWLPYNLVLIVDTLMRAHVIAETCQRRNDIGRALDATEILGFLHSCLNPLIYVFIGQKFRHGLLKIMAIHGLISKEFLAKDGRPSFVGSSSGNTSTTL; from the coding sequence GCTGAAACAAAATTTACTTCAAATATAGAAGGATTTAACTGGGAAAATTACAGCGATGAAGATTTTGGCAATTACAGTTACAACACTGACCTGCCCTCTATTCTAACAGACTCTGCCCCATGTCGGCCAGAAATTCTGGATATCAATAAGCATGCTGTAGTCGTCATCTATGCCCTGGTCTTCTTGCTAAGCCTCCTGGGAAACTCCCTGGTAATGCTGGTCATCTTATACAGCCGGATTGGTCGCTCTGTCACTGATGTCTACCTGCTGAACCTGGCCATGGCTGACCTGCTCTTCGCCATGACCTTGCCTATCTGGGCCGCCTCCAAGGCAAAGGGTTGGGTCTTCGGCACACCCCTGTGCAAGGTGGTCTCACTCCTGAAGGAAGTGAACTTCTACAGCGGTATTCTACTGCTGGCCTGCATCAGCATGGACCGCTACCTGGCCATTGTCCATGCCACACGCACGCTGACCCAGAAGCGGCACTGGGTCAAGTTCATATGTTTAGGCATCTGGGCCCTGTCCGTGATCCTAGCCCTGCCCGTCTTCATCTTCCGCAGGGCCATCCACCCACCCTATTCCAGTGCAGTCTGCTATGAGGACATGGGTGCCAATACAACGAAATGGCGAATGGTGATGAGGGTCCTGCCCCAGACCTTTGGCTTCCTCCTGCCCCTGCTGGTCATGCTGTTCTGCTACGGATTCACCCTGCGCACGCTGTTTTCAGCCCAAATGGGGCAGAAGCACCGGGCCATGCGGGTCATCTTTGCTGTCGTGCTCGTCTTCCTGCTCTGCTGGCTGCCCTACAACCTGGTCCTGATCGTGGACACCCTCATGAGGGCCCATGTGATTGCCGAGACCTGTCAGCGCCGCAACGACATTGGCCGGGCCCTGGATGCCACCGAGATCCTGGGCTTCCTGCACAGCTGCCTCAACCCCCTCATCTACGTCTTCATTGGCCAGAAGTTTCGCCACGGACTCCTCAAGATCATGGCCATCCATGGCCTGATCAGCAAGGAGTTCTTGGCCAAGGATGGCAGGCCTTCCTTTGTTGGCTCTTCTTCAGGGAACACGTCTACTACCCTCTGA
- the CXCR2 gene encoding C-X-C chemokine receptor type 2 isoform X2 produces MLVILYSRIGRSVTDVYLLNLAMADLLFAMTLPIWAASKAKGWVFGTPLCKVVSLLKEVNFYSGILLLACISMDRYLAIVHATRTLTQKRHWVKFICLGIWALSVILALPVFIFRRAIHPPYSSAVCYEDMGANTTKWRMVMRVLPQTFGFLLPLLVMLFCYGFTLRTLFSAQMGQKHRAMRVIFAVVLVFLLCWLPYNLVLIVDTLMRAHVIAETCQRRNDIGRALDATEILGFLHSCLNPLIYVFIGQKFRHGLLKIMAIHGLISKEFLAKDGRPSFVGSSSGNTSTTL; encoded by the coding sequence ATGCTGGTCATCTTATACAGCCGGATTGGTCGCTCTGTCACTGATGTCTACCTGCTGAACCTGGCCATGGCTGACCTGCTCTTCGCCATGACCTTGCCTATCTGGGCCGCCTCCAAGGCAAAGGGTTGGGTCTTCGGCACACCCCTGTGCAAGGTGGTCTCACTCCTGAAGGAAGTGAACTTCTACAGCGGTATTCTACTGCTGGCCTGCATCAGCATGGACCGCTACCTGGCCATTGTCCATGCCACACGCACGCTGACCCAGAAGCGGCACTGGGTCAAGTTCATATGTTTAGGCATCTGGGCCCTGTCCGTGATCCTAGCCCTGCCCGTCTTCATCTTCCGCAGGGCCATCCACCCACCCTATTCCAGTGCAGTCTGCTATGAGGACATGGGTGCCAATACAACGAAATGGCGAATGGTGATGAGGGTCCTGCCCCAGACCTTTGGCTTCCTCCTGCCCCTGCTGGTCATGCTGTTCTGCTACGGATTCACCCTGCGCACGCTGTTTTCAGCCCAAATGGGGCAGAAGCACCGGGCCATGCGGGTCATCTTTGCTGTCGTGCTCGTCTTCCTGCTCTGCTGGCTGCCCTACAACCTGGTCCTGATCGTGGACACCCTCATGAGGGCCCATGTGATTGCCGAGACCTGTCAGCGCCGCAACGACATTGGCCGGGCCCTGGATGCCACCGAGATCCTGGGCTTCCTGCACAGCTGCCTCAACCCCCTCATCTACGTCTTCATTGGCCAGAAGTTTCGCCACGGACTCCTCAAGATCATGGCCATCCATGGCCTGATCAGCAAGGAGTTCTTGGCCAAGGATGGCAGGCCTTCCTTTGTTGGCTCTTCTTCAGGGAACACGTCTACTACCCTCTGA